The Kribbella jejuensis region TCCGTCTCGCGCAGGAGACGGTTGGGTGGGTGGGAGCGGGGTGTGGCACAGCCGCCTCCAAGCCACGGACAGGACCGCGTGGGCTCGGCACAGTCGCCTTTCAACCCCGGCCCGACAAACACAGTCAGCCCAGGCGTCGGCAGGCCGTCCCAGCGCAGAAAAACAGTCGGGTGGGTGGGAGCGGGGTGCAGCACCGCGACGTCCGAGCCATAGACAGGGCCGCGTGGGCTCGCCACAGTCCCCGTTCAGAAGTCGGTGCCGGTTGGGTGCATGAGGGCTCGGATTTCGACGCTGCGGTCGGGGGTTTGGGTGTCGGGGAGGAGGTGGGCCAGTTCGATGGCGCGGGCTCGGTTTTCTACGTCGATGACGTAGTAGCCGTCGATGCGGGTCGGCTCGCTTGCCGGGAGTTGGACGGACAGTTGGGGGTCGGCGAGCAGTTCGCCGCTGACGAGTTCGCCGGCGTCGTAGGCAGCCCGTTCGAACTCGTCGCGGGGTAGGCGTGGGTCACCGGCACCTTGCAGGATCAGTAGGAATTTCATCGGCGCTCTCCTCTCATCGAAAGGACGGAGCTGAGCGCCGGGTTTTGACATGATGGGCCGATGTTCGTGCGTACCGAGCGGCTGAGTGTGCGCCGCTTCACGGCCGGGGACGCCGAGCGGTTCGCGGCGTACCGCTCGGATCCGGTCGTTGCCCGCTTCCAGGGGTGGGAGGCGCCGGTTGCACTCGCCG contains the following coding sequences:
- a CDS encoding YciI family protein, producing MKFLLILQGAGDPRLPRDEFERAAYDAGELVSGELLADPQLSVQLPASEPTRIDGYYVIDVENRARAIELAHLLPDTQTPDRSVEIRALMHPTGTDF